A region from the Variovorax paradoxus genome encodes:
- the proX gene encoding glycine betaine/L-proline ABC transporter substrate-binding protein ProX → MKKRTRLIIARGLLALGFVTFGLVAQAASDLPGQGVTVQPLKSSLAEEAFQTLLVMRALEKLGYTVEPMKDLEPATEHLAIANGDATFMANHWSLLHADFYKNSGGDAKLWRKGVYSDGAVQGYLIDRKTAEQYNISNIAQLKDPAIARLFDADGDDKADLTGCNPGWGCELAIENHLTAYQLRGTVTHKQGSYAALMADTIARFKQDKPVLYYTWTPYWVSAVLRPGADVVWLQVPFSSSQGGNADTQLPNGKNYGFQANQEQIVANRAFVEKNPVAGRLFEVMKLPIGDINAQNLRMSQGASTQQDLERHADGWIRAHRPLFDGWIEEARAAAR, encoded by the coding sequence ATGAAGAAAAGAACCCGTCTCATCATCGCCCGCGGCCTGCTGGCGCTCGGCTTCGTCACTTTCGGCCTGGTGGCGCAGGCCGCCAGCGACCTGCCCGGCCAAGGCGTCACCGTGCAGCCGCTCAAGAGCTCGCTCGCCGAAGAGGCGTTCCAGACGCTGCTCGTGATGCGCGCGCTCGAAAAGCTCGGCTACACGGTCGAACCCATGAAAGACCTCGAGCCCGCCACCGAGCACCTGGCCATCGCCAACGGCGACGCCACCTTCATGGCCAACCACTGGAGCCTGCTGCACGCCGACTTCTACAAGAACAGCGGCGGCGACGCCAAGCTGTGGCGCAAGGGCGTGTACTCGGACGGCGCAGTGCAGGGCTACCTGATCGACCGCAAGACCGCCGAGCAATACAACATCAGCAACATCGCGCAGCTGAAGGACCCGGCCATCGCCAGGCTGTTCGATGCCGACGGCGACGACAAGGCCGACCTGACGGGCTGCAACCCCGGCTGGGGCTGCGAACTGGCGATCGAGAACCACCTGACGGCCTACCAGCTGCGCGGCACCGTCACGCACAAGCAAGGCAGCTATGCCGCGCTGATGGCCGACACCATCGCCCGCTTCAAGCAGGACAAGCCGGTGCTCTACTACACGTGGACGCCCTACTGGGTCAGCGCGGTGCTGCGGCCCGGCGCGGACGTGGTGTGGCTGCAGGTGCCCTTCTCGTCCTCCCAGGGCGGAAACGCGGACACGCAGCTTCCCAACGGCAAGAACTACGGCTTCCAGGCCAACCAGGAGCAGATCGTCGCCAACAGGGCCTTCGTCGAGAAGAATCCAGTCGCCGGCAGGCTGTTCGAGGTGATGAAACTGCCGATCGGCGACATCAATGCCCAGAACCTGCGCATGAGCCAGGGCGCCAGCACGCAGCAAGACCTGGAGCGCCACGCGGACGGCTGGATCCGGGCGCACCGGCCGCTGTTCGACGGCTGGATCGAGGAAGCCCGGGCCGCCGCCAGGTAG
- the proW gene encoding glycine betaine/L-proline ABC transporter permease ProW → MNDSTLPSELSTPATPTFVDPWEALSAAPDTSTTSAWLDAPVDTAHPLAGSADATAGGFQLHRLWDGSLPVESWINQGLGWVVEHFRPFFQTVRLPIDSTLNWVQGLLTGLPMLAMIALIGLLAWQFAGRALAIGTTVALLLVAMLGIWPEAMVTLSLVLTSLVFCMIIGLPLGVLLASSDRAQRLMRPVLDAMQTTPAFVYLVPVVMLFGIGNVPGVIVTIIFALAPLVRLTNLGLRQVRPDLIEAARAYGASPWQMLVKVQLPLAMPSIMAGINQALMLSLSMVVIASMIAVGGLGQMVLRGIGRLDMGLATVGGLGIVLLAISLDRLTQAMGKSRRSAGRRWWHTGPAGLALHLLQRLVGTPSRGNGANGPVPALATQAQ, encoded by the coding sequence ATGAACGACAGCACACTTCCTTCCGAGCTGAGCACGCCCGCAACCCCCACCTTCGTCGATCCGTGGGAAGCGCTCTCGGCCGCGCCCGACACCTCGACCACCAGCGCCTGGCTCGACGCCCCCGTCGACACGGCGCATCCATTGGCCGGCTCGGCCGATGCCACCGCCGGCGGCTTCCAGCTGCACCGCCTCTGGGACGGCTCCCTCCCCGTCGAGTCCTGGATCAACCAGGGCCTCGGCTGGGTGGTCGAACATTTCCGCCCCTTCTTCCAGACCGTGCGCCTGCCCATCGACAGCACGCTGAACTGGGTGCAGGGCCTGCTGACCGGCCTGCCCATGCTCGCGATGATCGCGCTGATCGGCCTGCTGGCCTGGCAGTTCGCGGGCCGCGCGCTCGCCATCGGCACCACGGTGGCGCTGTTGCTCGTGGCCATGCTGGGCATCTGGCCCGAAGCCATGGTGACGCTGTCGCTGGTGCTGACCTCGCTGGTGTTCTGCATGATCATCGGCTTGCCGCTCGGCGTGCTGCTGGCCAGCAGCGACCGCGCCCAGCGCCTCATGCGCCCGGTGCTCGACGCGATGCAGACCACGCCCGCCTTCGTCTACCTGGTGCCGGTGGTGATGCTGTTCGGCATCGGCAACGTGCCGGGCGTGATCGTGACCATCATCTTCGCGCTGGCCCCGCTGGTGCGGCTCACCAACCTGGGCCTGCGCCAGGTGCGGCCCGACCTGATCGAGGCCGCGCGCGCGTACGGCGCCTCGCCCTGGCAGATGCTCGTGAAGGTGCAGCTGCCGCTGGCCATGCCCTCGATCATGGCGGGCATCAACCAGGCGCTGATGCTGTCGCTCTCGATGGTGGTGATCGCCTCGATGATCGCCGTCGGCGGCCTGGGCCAGATGGTGCTGCGCGGCATCGGCCGGCTCGACATGGGCCTGGCCACCGTGGGCGGCCTGGGCATCGTGCTGCTGGCGATCTCGCTCGACCGGCTCACGCAGGCCATGGGCAAGTCGCGCCGCAGCGCCGGGCGCCGCTGGTGGCACACCGGGCCGGCCGGCCTGGCGCTGCACCTGCTGCAGCGCCTCGTGGGCACGCCGTCACGCGGCAACGGTGCGAACGGGCCCGTTCCCGCCCTCGCCACGCAAGCGCAATGA